GTGCGGAAAGACGCCAGAATCTTATCCATGAAGAGGGTGCTGCCGTGCGCTGTCTCCCGCAGCCGGCTTAGCTCAAATAGCTGCTCGGGGGCGCCGGAAGTGGGGGCGTTACGTTGGGTGGGCTCTGGCTCCGCTATAGGGGCCGACTGGCCTACGGCCGGTTGCGCTTCCAGCTCGGCCACGCGCTGGGGGCGTAGGTTAGCTTCTATCTTCCGAAACAGGTCATCTTCCTCAAATGGCTTCGATAAATAGTCGAGGCCGGCGGCGCGGTATATCTCGTCGTCGGTGCGCATCACGTTGGCCGTGAGGGCAATGATGGGCGAGCTGGCCCGCAAGGGGTCGGGGTGCTGGCGCAGGCGGGCCGTTACGTCTAGGCCACTCATGCCGGGCATCTGAATGTCCATGAGCACCACATCGTAGAGACGGGCTTCCAGCTGCTCCAGGGCTTCGGGGCCGTCGGAAGCTACATACGTTTCCACGCCCCAGCTTTCCAGAATCAGCTGGGCCAACTGCTGATTGACGGGGTGGTCTTCTACCAGCAGAATGCGCGTGCCATGCAGGTTGGCATAGTTCAGTGGGGCCAGCGGTACGGGTGCTGGCAGCGCCTGTCCGGCTTTGGGGAGCGTAAGGGAGAAGAAGAACGTGCTGCCCTGGCCTAGGTCGCTGCTCACCCACATCCGGCCGCCCAGTTGCTCTACCAGCCGCCGACTAATGGTGAGGCCGAGGCCTGTACCCCCAAACCGCCGCGAAATATCGGCGTAGGCCTGAGAGAAGCTCTCAAAGATGGTTTCCAGCTTATCGGGGGCAATACCAATGCCGGTATCGCGCACCCGGAACTCCAGGCTCAGCAGGGTAGCGGTTTCTTCCTGCACATGTGCCGACAGCTCTACCTGGCCCTGGGCCGTGAACTTGATGGCGTTGGAGAGCAGGTTCAGCAGAATCTGGTTGATGCGGGCCGGGTCGCCGATGACTACCGAATCTACCAGTTCCGGCAGCGTCAAAAGAAACTCGATGCCTTTTTCCTCGGCCCGGAAAGCCAGCGTTTGGGTAGCCTCCCGAATAGAATGGCGAATATCAAACGGAACTTCCTCCAGCTCCAGCTTCCCCGATTCAATTTTGGCTACATCCAGCACATCGTTGATAACCGTGAGCAGATGACGACCCGAGCTGCGCAGAATGTGCAAATGCTCCTGTTGCGTGGAAGTCAGGGGTGTTTTGGCCAGCAGGCCCGCCATGCCCAGCACGCCATTAATGGGCGTCCGGATTTCGTGGCTCATGTTGGCCAGGAAGTTTTCCTTGGCTTTGGCGGTGTTTTCGGCTACTTCTTTGGCCCGGCGCAATTCCTGCTCGGCCAGCAGGCGTTCCGTGATTTCCTGGCCATACGCAATTACGTAGGGTGTTTCACCCGGCTCATCTACGCGGTAGTTGTCGTAGATGAGGTGATGAGGCCGTCCGTCGGGGCCACGCAGGGTCATCAGGCCGGTGGCCTGCTGCTGCTGCGCCACCAGCTTCAGGTAGGCGTCCAGCTCGGGGCGAAGCTCCGGGGTCAGCACCTGTCCTAGGTTGCGGCCTACCAGCCGCTCGGGGGCTACACCCACCAGCTGGGCCGCCGCCGGATTCACGGAGAGCACGGTGCCCGAAAGGTCGTGGGTGCAGATTAGCGCCTGCGAGTAGTGCATCAGGTCGCGGTACTGCTTGGTACTGCGTTCCAGCGTATTGCGCGCCGTCTTCATCTCCGTGATGTCGGTGCTGACGCCCAGTACGTTTAGGGAGCCATCGGCGCGGTGCAGTGGCCGCACTACCGTGTGGAACCACCGAACCGAGCCGTCCAGCTGCGTGTAGGAGCTCTCGTAGGCCACCTCCTCATGGGTAGCAATGACTTTCTCGATGGTCGCAAAATGGTGGCGGGCCTCCGCCGCCACCGGGTCGTTGGGGTCGTTGCGGTCTACGGAACGATGCTGACCATTGGCGCGCAGGTCGCGGAAAGCCTGGTTGGCAAACTGGATATCTCCTGCCTCATCGGCTACCCAGATAACACTGGGAGTGGTATCTACCACCTGCCGCACAAAATCCTGTTGCTCCTGCAGGCGCGCTTCGCTACGCCGTAGTTCTTCCTCGGCTTCGTGGCGGTCGGTGATATCGATGCCATACCCAATTACCAGTCGCAGCTCATCATCGGGGCCAAAAACCGGCTGCATATGGCGCAGGGCAAGCCGTTCGCCGGTTTCGCTCTGAATAGTTTCTTCCCAGGCCAGTACGTTTTTCTGCTGAATGACTTTCTGAAACAGGGCGCGGCGCTTCTGGGCGGTAGTGTCGGGCCGGCCCAGGTGGGCGGCGTACTCAAAGTCATCGTGGCCAATAACCCACTGCCGCAGCTCGGGGTTGCTGATGGCCGCCGGGTTCACGAAACGATACCGATGGTCAGCATCGAACACGGCCACATCGGCAGGTAGCTTATTAAGGATGGTTTCGTAAAACTCACGCTGTTCAGCCAGGCGCAGCTCGGCATCCTTCAGTTCCGAAATATCGGTGAAGTAGAGGTTCACGTACTGGTCGTCCACGAACGGCACAATGGCCAGCTGGTGGCATTTGCTCACAAAACCGACTTCCTCCTGAGTGTAGGTGCTGTCCGATAAGGCTTTCGCAACCGCCTGGCGAAGGGTCAGGGCAAAATCCGGGTCTTGCCAGGGCGTTATGTATTCGCGGCGCATTTCTTCCGCCGCGGGGTTGGCGTAGAGGAGGTGCCCATCGGCGTGCAGACGCAACACCGGGTTGGGGTTCTGGCCCGGAATGCGCGACAACGAGTTGAGGTACTGCTCGGTGCGGCGGGCCTGCGTAACATCCCGAAAGGAAAGCAAATAGCCGGTTGAGAGCAGCTCCTCCTGCCCGCTGAGCGGAATGTAGTCGAATTCCAGAATGGTGCCATCGGCCAGCAGCAGTGTCTCGCCCAGCATCCGGTGTTCCAGGCTGCGCAAAGAAGCGAGGCGTCCGGCGGCTTCCTCGGGTTGGGCGCAGTGCGCTTCCATTTTCGCCAACAGCGGCTGGGCGGGTTGGTTGAGCCACTTTTTGGCCTTGGTCTCTATCTCAAACAGGTCGCACAGTTCCTGATTCAGCACCGCAATTACGCCGTTGCTATTCACTACCAGCACCGCAATACGCAGGTTCTGAGTGAGGCCCGCAATGCTGTTGATCATGCGCCGCACCACCTTCTGGCTGGCGCTTAGTTGCCGCTTCAGGTCGCGGGCCTGGTTTTCCGCGGCCTGACGCGCCTGGCGCTCCTGCTGTAGCTGCTCCGTGAGGGAAGGAAGATCCGGGCTGAGGTTGGGGTCTTGCATAGAAGGAAAAACAACGGACACCCGACAGACCAATCCAACACTAGCAACCAGTAAAGGGAGCACGGAGCACAGTGTGCTTTAGAAGTGGCCTAGGCGGCAAGCAGAAAGATACGCAATAGCCGCAGCTTAACCAGCCGCCAGACCTGCCCCAAACCCTAGCACCAACCCCGCGCCTAAGGCCAGCCCGGCCCATACCTGCGCCTCGGTGTGGGCATTTAGGGCGAGGCGGGCACTCAGCACGGCACCTGCCACCAGCACCATTCCCAGCAGCCACCACAGGGCCAAGCCACCCGTGCTGACCCCGCCGATATACAGCAGTATCAATAGGCCTAGCGCACCCCCAACCCCTACGCCATGGGCAGAAATTTTCCAGCGAAGCGTAATCAGAAATGTAAGTCCGACGGCCAGGGCCATGCCGATCATCATGTGGCCTAGCAGCGCATCAAACAATGCGGGGCGGTGCAGCAGCACAGCCGCAACAGAAAAGCTGACCGTCGCCAGCAGGAAAGGCCAGGCCCGCTGCTGGCGGGCCGGCAGCTCCAGGGAATCAATCAGGCCCAAGCGCAATAGTGCCACGGAGCCAACCGTCGGGAGTACAAACGTGAACAGCAGTACTAGGCCCAGCACCACCCACCGATCGGGCAGGAGAGGGCGCAGCACCACGCCCGGCAGCTGGTAGCACACAATATAGTACAAGTAAGACGGCACCAGCAGCGGATGGAAAAGCGCCGACAGTGCCATGGCTAATCCACGCAACACAGAACAAAATTAGGTAGCCGAAGCCGTAAAGGTACACTTCTATACCGGCAGCGTCCTACTACCGACAGAACGAGTGGCCTAGGCCACTCGTTCCATTCTACGGCTGGGCTATACACACCAACGCCCGAAACGAATGCTTCGGGCGTAGTGGTATGTTGCAGAAAACGAATGGCCTACAGTTCCTTGCGCAGGCGGGCCACCGGAATGTTCAGCTGTTCGCGGTATTTTGCCACGGTGCGGCGGGCAATGTTGTAGCCGCGGGCATTGAGCATCTTCTCCAGCTTGTCGTCGGAGAGCGGGCGGTCCTTCTTTTCGCCTTCGATGATTTCCTTCAGAATATGCTTTACCTCGCGGCTGCTGGCGTCCTCGCCCGAGTCGGTGGCAATGCCTTCGGAGAAGAAGTACTTGAGCGGATAAATTCCGAACTCCGTTTGCACTGATTTCGAGTTGGCCACCCGGCTCACCGTCGAGATATCCATTCCGATTTCGGTGGCTATATCCTTGAGGATCATGGGGCGCAGCTTGCTCTCGTCGCCGTCCTGGAAGAAGTCGCGCTGGTAACGCACAATGGAGTCCATGGTGCGCAGTAGGGTGTTCTGGCGCTGCCGGATGGCGTCAATAAACCACCGGGCCGAGTCGAGCTTCTGCTTCACGAAGGTCACGGCTTCCTTCATCTTCTTGTCCTTCTTCGACGCCTTATCGTAGGCCTGGAACATCTCCGTGTAGGCCGGCGACACGCGCAAATCTGGCGCGTTGCGGGAGTTCAGCGTGAGGTTGAACTGGCCGTTGTCGTGGGTCAGGATGAAGTCGGGGATGATGTACTGCACCTTGCCCAAGCCTACCGGGCCAGTTCCGCCGGGCTTCGGGTTGAGCTTTAGAATCAAGGCAATAGCTTCCTTGATTTCCTCGTCTTCCAAATCCAGCCGCTGCTGAATGCGCTGGTAGTGCTTCTTGGTGAACTCCTCGAACGTCTCATTGAGGATGCGCTCGGCGTGTTCCGTAATCTCATCCTGCGGGCGGCGCTCCAGCTGGAGCAGCAAACACTCCTGCAAGTCGCGGGCACCAATACCGGCGGGGTCGAAGGACTGCACCAGGTGCAGCACAGCTTCTACCTCGGGCACCGTGGCCTCAATGTTCTGCGAGAAAGCCAGGTCGTTGGCTATAGCCGACAAGTCGCGGCGGATGTAGCCATCACCGTCAATGGAGCCGATGAGCTGGCGGCCGATGGCTTCCTGCTTTTCGTCGAGGTTGCCAAAGCTCAACTGGTCCAGGAGGCTGTCGATGAGGGAGCCGCTGGTGTCGGCCAGGGGCATTTCGCGGTCGTCTTCGTCCTCGCCGGGGCCGTCGCCCTGCATTTTATAGCCGGCTATTTCGTCGTCGTTGAGGTAATCGCTCAGGTCGAGGTCCTCGTCCGACGATTCCTTGGTATCGGCCGGCTCGTCGTCCTTGATAGGAATCTCTATCTCGGGTTGCTCTTCGCCCTGCTCATCGCGGAAATCCTCGTCGAGGGTGTTGTCGTCGTTGTCGAATTCCGAATCAGGGTCGTCGTACTCCTCGTCGTCGCTGTCGTCGGCGCGCTCCTCTTCCTCAAACTCCTCGTTGTCGTCGCCTTCCTCCAGGGCCGGGTTTACCTCCAGCTCTTCCTTGATGCGGGCTTCCAGCTCTGCCGTCGGAATCTGCAGCAGCTTAATGAATTGTATCTGTTGGGGTGACAGCTTCTGCGAAAGAAGCTGCTTCATGTCCAGTCGTTGCATACTCTAAAAAACGCGTACGCCCCGCCGGTTTGGAAACGGGGTGGTTAGGCCAAATATAGGCCTTTCTGTACTTGAGTTTCGGCTAAAATGTTGGGGTGAAGCCGTGCGTTTCGCCAGCGGTCCAGTTACCGTTCAGATAGCATCGGGTGGGCTACACGAGCAGGAAAAGCGGTGTAGACAGTGGCCTAGGGCATTAAGGACAGGCGGCCTACCGGAGAAAGGCCGGTTTTCGCCTCGCAAAACGCTTACCTTTGTGCTTAATAAAGTTTTAACCTCGAGAACCAAGAGTCCTGATGTCCGACCTTAGAAGAACCAGCGTGCAGCAGCTGCTAAGCAGCACCGAGCTGGACCGCGAAGTGCTGGTGAAAGGCTGGGTGCGCACCCGCCGCGGCAACAAATACGTGCAGTTTATTGCCGTGAATGACGGCTCCGGCTTCAATTCCATTCAGGTGGTAGCCAACGCCGAGCAGTTTCCGGAGGATAAGCTGAAGGCCGATGGTGTAGAGAACGGTGCCGCCGTGCTGGTGCGTGGCCAACTGGTAGCTTCTCAGGGCAAAGGACAATCGGTAGAGATTCAGGCCACAGAAATTACGGTGTATGGCAAAGCCGATACCGAAACGTATCCATTGCAGAAGAAAGGCCACTCCTTGGAGTTCCTGCGCGAAATTGCCCACTTACGCCCCCGCACCAACACGTTTGGCGCGGTGCTGCGCATTCGGCACGCCATGGCGTTTGCGGTGCACCAGTTCTTCAACGACCGGGGCTTCTTCTACGTGCACACGCCCATCATTACGGGTTCCGATGCCGAAGGCGCCGGCCAGATGTTCCGGGTAACCACGCTGCCCGACCAAAACCCGCCCCTCACGGAGGATAAGGCTGGAGTAGACTACAAGCAGGACTTCTTCGGCAAGCAAACCAACCTGACCGTTTCGGGCCAGCTAGAAGGCGAAATTGCGGCCATGGCACTGGGCAAGGTGTACACCTTCGGCCCTACGTTCCGGGCTGAAAACTCCAACACCGCCCGCCACCTAGCCGAGTTCTGGATGATTGAGCCCGAAGTGGCCTTCAACGACCTGCAGGACAACATGGACCTAGCCGAGGATTTCCTCCGCTACCTGGTGCGCTACGCCTTAGAGAACTGCCAGGACGACTTGAAATTCCTCAACGAGCAGTACGACAAGGAACTGCTCACGCGTCTGCAGTTTGTGGTGGATAACGACTTCCAGCGCCTGAACTACACCGAGGCGGTCGAAATCCTGAAGACCGCCAAGCAGAAGTTCGAATTCCCCGTGGATTGGGGCACCGACCTGCAGAGCGAGCATGAGCGCTACCTGGTAGAGAAGCACTTCAAGAAGCCGGTTATCCTGACCAATTACCCCAAGGATATCAAGGCCTTCTACATGAAGCTCAACGACGACGGCAAAACCGTGCGCGCCATGGACGTACTCTTCCCCGGCATCGGCGAAATCATCGGCGGCTCGGAGCGGGAGGAAAGCCTAGAGAAGCTCACCCAGCGCATGGCCGAAATGAACGTGCCCGAGCATGATCTGTGGTGGTACTTGGAGCTGCGCAAGTACGGCACGGCGCCGCACGCCGGCTTCGGCCTGGGCTTCGAGCGTCTCATCCTGTTCGTAACCGGTATGGCCAATATCCGCGACGTGATTCCCTTCCCCCGCTTCCCCAAGAGCGCGGAGTTTTAATCACGGATTTAGACGGATTTATCAGATTGCACGGATTCGTTTAGCAACAACGGCAGCTCCAAATGGGGCTGCCGTTGTTGCTAAACGAATCCGTGCACGTCATCCTGAGCGGAGCGAAGGATTTTGTCACGCGTAAACGATACAGTCTAGGCCAGTTGTTCTTGCCTGATAAGATCCTTCGCTCCGCTCAGGATGACGTGCAAGGTTTTATTGGAAGTGGCCTAGCAGTAATTCCGCAGTTCCTTAT
The Hymenobacter gelipurpurascens DNA segment above includes these coding regions:
- the rpoN gene encoding RNA polymerase factor sigma-54, which codes for MQRLDMKQLLSQKLSPQQIQFIKLLQIPTAELEARIKEELEVNPALEEGDDNEEFEEEERADDSDDEEYDDPDSEFDNDDNTLDEDFRDEQGEEQPEIEIPIKDDEPADTKESSDEDLDLSDYLNDDEIAGYKMQGDGPGEDEDDREMPLADTSGSLIDSLLDQLSFGNLDEKQEAIGRQLIGSIDGDGYIRRDLSAIANDLAFSQNIEATVPEVEAVLHLVQSFDPAGIGARDLQECLLLQLERRPQDEITEHAERILNETFEEFTKKHYQRIQQRLDLEDEEIKEAIALILKLNPKPGGTGPVGLGKVQYIIPDFILTHDNGQFNLTLNSRNAPDLRVSPAYTEMFQAYDKASKKDKKMKEAVTFVKQKLDSARWFIDAIRQRQNTLLRTMDSIVRYQRDFFQDGDESKLRPMILKDIATEIGMDISTVSRVANSKSVQTEFGIYPLKYFFSEGIATDSGEDASSREVKHILKEIIEGEKKDRPLSDDKLEKMLNARGYNIARRTVAKYREQLNIPVARLRKEL
- the asnS gene encoding asparagine--tRNA ligase — encoded protein: MSDLRRTSVQQLLSSTELDREVLVKGWVRTRRGNKYVQFIAVNDGSGFNSIQVVANAEQFPEDKLKADGVENGAAVLVRGQLVASQGKGQSVEIQATEITVYGKADTETYPLQKKGHSLEFLREIAHLRPRTNTFGAVLRIRHAMAFAVHQFFNDRGFFYVHTPIITGSDAEGAGQMFRVTTLPDQNPPLTEDKAGVDYKQDFFGKQTNLTVSGQLEGEIAAMALGKVYTFGPTFRAENSNTARHLAEFWMIEPEVAFNDLQDNMDLAEDFLRYLVRYALENCQDDLKFLNEQYDKELLTRLQFVVDNDFQRLNYTEAVEILKTAKQKFEFPVDWGTDLQSEHERYLVEKHFKKPVILTNYPKDIKAFYMKLNDDGKTVRAMDVLFPGIGEIIGGSEREESLEKLTQRMAEMNVPEHDLWWYLELRKYGTAPHAGFGLGFERLILFVTGMANIRDVIPFPRFPKSAEF
- a CDS encoding PAS domain S-box protein, giving the protein MQDPNLSPDLPSLTEQLQQERQARQAAENQARDLKRQLSASQKVVRRMINSIAGLTQNLRIAVLVVNSNGVIAVLNQELCDLFEIETKAKKWLNQPAQPLLAKMEAHCAQPEEAAGRLASLRSLEHRMLGETLLLADGTILEFDYIPLSGQEELLSTGYLLSFRDVTQARRTEQYLNSLSRIPGQNPNPVLRLHADGHLLYANPAAEEMRREYITPWQDPDFALTLRQAVAKALSDSTYTQEEVGFVSKCHQLAIVPFVDDQYVNLYFTDISELKDAELRLAEQREFYETILNKLPADVAVFDADHRYRFVNPAAISNPELRQWVIGHDDFEYAAHLGRPDTTAQKRRALFQKVIQQKNVLAWEETIQSETGERLALRHMQPVFGPDDELRLVIGYGIDITDRHEAEEELRRSEARLQEQQDFVRQVVDTTPSVIWVADEAGDIQFANQAFRDLRANGQHRSVDRNDPNDPVAAEARHHFATIEKVIATHEEVAYESSYTQLDGSVRWFHTVVRPLHRADGSLNVLGVSTDITEMKTARNTLERSTKQYRDLMHYSQALICTHDLSGTVLSVNPAAAQLVGVAPERLVGRNLGQVLTPELRPELDAYLKLVAQQQQATGLMTLRGPDGRPHHLIYDNYRVDEPGETPYVIAYGQEITERLLAEQELRRAKEVAENTAKAKENFLANMSHEIRTPINGVLGMAGLLAKTPLTSTQQEHLHILRSSGRHLLTVINDVLDVAKIESGKLELEEVPFDIRHSIREATQTLAFRAEEKGIEFLLTLPELVDSVVIGDPARINQILLNLLSNAIKFTAQGQVELSAHVQEETATLLSLEFRVRDTGIGIAPDKLETIFESFSQAYADISRRFGGTGLGLTISRRLVEQLGGRMWVSSDLGQGSTFFFSLTLPKAGQALPAPVPLAPLNYANLHGTRILLVEDHPVNQQLAQLILESWGVETYVASDGPEALEQLEARLYDVVLMDIQMPGMSGLDVTARLRQHPDPLRASSPIIALTANVMRTDDEIYRAAGLDYLSKPFEEDDLFRKIEANLRPQRVAELEAQPAVGQSAPIAEPEPTQRNAPTSGAPEQLFELSRLRETAHGSTLFMDKILASFRTHTPPAVARLHEAAAAADWPTVGEVVHKLRPSIQLLNIHSAQQDVALLEPLSRPAPGQPTPDASVLQPAVARLAALLEEVVAALPLNVVN